The following proteins are co-located in the Telopea speciosissima isolate NSW1024214 ecotype Mountain lineage chromosome 9, Tspe_v1, whole genome shotgun sequence genome:
- the LOC122639032 gene encoding disease resistance protein RPV1-like: MAAANRLASSSSSSSSEGSLYDGFLSFYGEDIRTGFADCLYYTLVGAGIRTYRDEDELPKGDKIGPELLTAIQESIISIPIFSEHYSSSKWCLNELTQISECRRPKNRIVFPIFYKVEPRDVRNGKEIHAKASKEYQMRVDNYQKQLVEINAKVFEEQQKHFEETIVQGWKKALTEVGELNGWHLKERM; the protein is encoded by the coding sequence ATGGCGGCAGCTAATCGtctggcttcttcttcttcttcctcatcatctgaAGGTTCGCTTTATGACGGATTCTTGAGCTTTTACGGTGAAGACATTCGCACCGGTTTCGCCGATTGCCTCTACTATACCTTGGTAGGGGCTGGAATTCGTACTTACAGGGATGAGGATGAACTCCCTAAGGGAGACAAGATTGGTCCGGAGCTACTCACTGCAATCCAGGAGTCAATAATCTCCATTCCCATATTCTCAGAGCACTATTCTTCAAGCAAATGGTGTCTGAATGAGCTAACCCAGATATCTGAATGTAGAAGACCAAAAAATCGAATTGTCTTTCCCATTTTCTACAAAGTTGAACCACGGGACGTACGAAACGGGAAAGAAATACATGCGAAAGCTTCTAAGGAATACCAGATGCGCGTCGACAATTACCAGAAGCAATTAGTCGAAATAAATGCGAAAGTCTTTGAGGAACAGCAGAAGCACTTCGAAGAGACAATCGTGCAAGGGTGGAAAAAGGCTCTGACAGAGGTTGGAGAATTGAATGGATGGCATTTGAAGGAGCGCATGTAA
- the LOC122639033 gene encoding disease resistance protein RUN1-like codes for MYKSDDVESWKNALKEVGNLKGWTLKGGATIEDQSNLVELIVQRALRELNNTPLDECKHPVGIDSHIDKLLPLLDIDSDDVRFVAICGMGGLGKTTIAKAVYNCIFRSFNGSSFLIDVREEASQGNKGLVSLQKQLLKDIFDRDQDISNSSQGSKLIEKRLHREKILLILDDVDDYEQLDALAGGINWFGQGSRVIITTRDDHCLNVHKAGKSIKIYKPEELNAENALQLFSLHAFSMSKPPDDFKELSCEVVQHAGGLPLTLEVLGSFLCDKSEEEWEDTFRGLKNILHNKVFGMSIRSYDDKVFARLMISFNKLSHQAKVIFLDIACYFIGWEVEKAIPIWEACELYPRLAIKELTQKHLLKIDVDGQLRMHDELQFMGRRIVLKDINGDPAKLTRLWSADEISEVLEKGKGTQMVEGILIPFGLHIDDLSFDDFAKMPNLRFLLVGSYKGNNLITGDFSHLPSKLRWFSWFYTPLEIVPANFYHEELVHLDLSRSEINLAWNDRPQNNIKRFQKLKILILKSCYHLSDSFDFFSWFPCLQRLDLTDCRYLLKLPDGICELASLKSLILHGCFSIKKLPTSIGNLKHLVQLSVSWTRIEELPDGVGQLEKLEKLDVLGCSELVRLPTSMGRMRSLVHFDMTDTKILKLPDDFSKLLSLEVLRMRMVWLHYQSDSGRLQPLQISKSSFPSQLQVLYLERYMNLESLPELPSTLTSLEVKECISLQIISDLSHLELLKELLLYGCKSLVRLPDLSNLKILRKFWIRNCENLEEIPSLEGTESLEELKVEGCPKLKELQDLSNLKNLRELEIRDCKNLEKIHLIEGTEYLKELTVEDCPKLTELPATANSALLESSIPVSVDDLLAKAVHKRYERLVMVRTKAIKGKGVWYWAHLEPILVHNFDNGLAKAVKHRCSLCDAICVLCFEPILHFFRASQEGYLS; via the exons GGATCAGTCAAATTTAGTCGAGTTAATTGTTCAAAGGGCTTTGAGAGAACTAAACAACACACCATTGGATGAATGTAAACACCCTGTTGGAATAGATTCCCACATTGATAAACTACTTCCTTTGTTAGATATTGATTCCGATGATGTAAGATTTGTGGCAATATGTGGCATGGGCGGCCTTGGAAAGACAACTATTGCAAAGGCTGTCTATAATTGCATCTTTAGAAGCTTTAATGGAAGTAGCTTTCTTATAGATGTGAGAGAAGAAGCTTCACAAGGAAATAAGGGTTTAGTTTCTTTGCAAAAGCAACTTCTTAAAGACATCTTTGACAGGGATCAAGACATAAGCAATTCTTCTCAAGGATCAAAATTGATAGAAAAGAGACTCCATAGAGAAAAAATTCTTCTTATTCTCGATGATGTGGATGATTATGAACAACTTGATGCATTAGCTGGTGGAATCAATTGGTTTGGTCAAGGAAGCAGGGTCATCATAACAACTAGAGATGACCATTGTTTGAATGTACATAAAGCTGGTAAAAGTATTAAAATATATAAGCCTGAAGAACTAAATGCTGAGAATGCTCTTCAACTCTTTAGTTTGCATGCCTTTTCAATGAGCAAACCTCCTGATGATTTTAAAGAGCTTTCATGTGAAGTTGTGCAACATGCTGGTGGGCTACCTTTAACCCTAGAGGtgttgggttcttttctatgtGACAAAAGCGAGGAAGAATGGGAAGATACATTTCGAGGATTGAAAAATATCCTTCATAACAAGGTCTTTGGAATGTCAATAAGAAGCTATGATGACAAGGTCTTTGCAAGGTTGATGATAAGTTTCAATAAACTAAGTCACCAAGcaaaagttatatttcttgaTATTGCATGCTATTTCATTGGATGGGAAGTAGAAAAAGCAATTCCAATATGGGAAGCTTGTGAGTTGTATCCAAGATTAGCCATAAAAGAACTCACTCAAAAGCACCTCCTAAAGATTGATGTTGATGGCCAATTGAGAATGCATGATGAACTTCAATTTATGGGAAGGAGAATTGTCTTGAAAGACATCAATGGGGATCCTGCCAAGCTTACTAGATTGTGGTCTGCTGATGAGATCTCAGAAGTATTAGAAAAAGGCAAG GGAACTCAAATGGTTGAAGGTATCCtcattccatttggactgcacATAGATGATTTAAGCTTTGATGACTTTGCCAAGATGCCCAATTTAAGATTTCTCTTAGTTGGCAGTTATAAGGGTAACAACCTCATCACTGGGGATTTTTCGCACCTTCCTTCTAAATTAAGATGGTTCAGTTGGTTTTATACCCCTTTGGAAATAGTACCAGCCAATTTTTATCATGAGGAACTAGTTCATCTTGACTTATCAAGGAGTGAAATCAACCTAGCTTGGAATGATAGACCTCAAAATAATATAAAG AGGTTTCAAAAATTGAAGATTCTTATTCTCAAAAGCTGTTATCATCTCTCAGACTCTTTCGACTTCTTCTCATGGTTTCCATGTTTACAAAGATTGGATCTGACGGACTGCCGTTATCTTTTGAAACTCCCGGATGGTATTTGCGAGCTGGCTTCTCTCAAAAGTCTTATACTCCACGGTTGTTTTTCAATCAAGAAGTTGCCTACGTCCATAGGTAATCTAAAACATTTGGTTCAGCTTTCAGTAAGTTggacaagaattgaagaactgCCTGATGGTGTAGGGCAATTAGAGAAGCTTGAGAAATTAGATGTTTTAGGATGCAGTGAGCTGGTGAGGCTACCAACATCAATGGGTAGAATGAGgagtttggttcactttgaCATGACAGATACTAAGATTCTAAAATTACCAGATGATTTTTCAAAGCTCTTGAGCTTAGAGGTGTTGAGAATGAGAATGGTATGGCTACATTATCAGTCAGACTCCGGGAGGCTTCAACCACTCCAAATCAGCAAGAGTAGTTTTCCTTCTCAACTTCAGGTTCTATATTTGGAACGTTACATGAACCTTGAATCTCTTCCAGAGCTTCCCTCCACTTTAACTAGTCTGGAAGTTAAGGAGTGTATTTCGCTGCAGATAATTTCAGATCTATCACACTTGGAATTGTTGAAGGAATTATTACTTTATGGTTGCAAATCATTGGTAAGATTACCGGATTTGTCAAACCTTAAAATATTGAGGAAATTTTGGATTAGAAATTGTGAAAATCTAGAGGAAATTCCCAGCCTCGAAGGAACAGAATCCTTGGAAGAGTTGAAAGTGGAAGGTTGCCCCAAATTAAAAGAGTTACAAGATTTGTCAAATCTGAAAAATTTGAGAGAATTAGAGATTAGGGACTGTAAAAATCTAGAGAAAATTCACCTCATCGAAGGAACAGAATACTTgaaagagttgacagtggaagATTGCCCCAAATTAACAGAGTTACCGG CCACTGCCAATAGTGCTTTGTTAGAGTCCTCGATTCCGGTTTCGGTAGACGACCTCTTGGCAAAGGCAGTACACAAGCGCTATGAGAGGTTGGTGATGGTAAGGACCAAAGCCATAAAGGGTAAAGGAGTTTGGTACTGGGCACACCTGGAGCCCATACTCGTTCATAATTTTGATAATGGCCTCGCCAAAGCCGTCAAGCACCGTTGTTCGCTTTGCGATGCAATTTGTGTTCTCTGTTTCGAACCCATCTTGCACTTCTTCAGAGCATCTCAAGAGGGGTACTTGTCCTAA